Proteins encoded in a region of the Alosa sapidissima isolate fAloSap1 chromosome 19, fAloSap1.pri, whole genome shotgun sequence genome:
- the runx3 gene encoding runt-related transcription factor 3 isoform X3 — MASNSIFDSFSNYSSSLLRDPTTTRRFTPPSTSFPCKIDNGSMGTPGPLRTRPEARSVVDVLADHAGELVRTDSPNFLCSVLPSHWRCNKTLPVAFKVVALGDVPDGTLVTVMAGNDENYSAELRNASAVMKNQVARFNDLRFVGRSGRGKSFTLTITVFTGPPQVATYHRAIKVTVDGPREPRPLWSEQMDPSGGMKPCKVEEDLRWTGTTELFPQRSFPASLSPLPRFPDPHVHYPGAFTYSANPSSTAIGGLSVTGMSSARYHTYLPPPYPGNQNQSSHFQANSSPYHLYYGTGSGSYQFSMVPAGGAGSGGVSGAGAGERSPTRMLSSCTGASAGSGSGSLMGNPSLSSQNDGVDADGSHSNSPTAMTASGRMDESVWRPY; from the exons ACCCAACAACTACCAGACGGTTCACGCCGCCATCGACGTCGTTCCCTTGCAAGATAGACAACGGCAGCATGGGCACCCCGGGACCGCTGAGGACCAGACCAGAGGCGCGGTCTGTTGTGGACGTTTTAGCGGACCACGCCGGAGAGCTTGTTCGGACGGACAGCCCAAACTTTCTGTGCTCCGTACTCCCCTCACATTGGAGATGCAACAAAACCCTACCTGTGGCTTTCAAG GtggtcgcccttggtgatgttCCTGATGGAACTTTGGTCACCGTGATGGCTGGGAACGACGAAAATTATTCGGCAGAGCTGAGGAACGCGTCTGCGGTGATGAAGAACCAGGTGGCCAGATTCAACGACCTGCGGTTTGTGGGCAGGAGCGGCCGTG GAAAGAGCTTCACCCTTACCATCACAGTTTTCACTGGACCACCTCAGGTAGCAACCTACCACCGTGCAATCAAAGTGACAGTGGACGGCCCACGGGAACCTCGAC CCCTGTGGTCAGAGCAGATGGACCCCTCAGGAGGCATGAAGCCCTGTAAGGTGGAGGAGGACCTCCGCTGGACAG GCACCACCGAGCTGTTCCCTCAGAGGTCCTTCCCGGCCTCCCTGTCCCCCCTGCCCCGCTTCCCTGACCCCCACGTCCACTACCCCGGGGCCTTCACCTACTCGGCCAACCCGTCCAGCACAGCCATCGGTGGCCTGAGCGTCACAGGCATGTCGTCGGCCCGCTACCACACCTACCTGCCGCCGCCCTACCCAGGCAACCAGAACCAGAGCTCCCACTTCCAGGCCAACTCTTCGCCGTACCACCTGTACTACGGCACCGGCTCGGGCTCGTACCAGTTCTCCATGGTGCCGGCCGGCGGAGCGGGCAGCGGTGGCGTGTCGGGCGCGGGGGCCGGCGAGCGTTCGCCCACCCGCATGCTGAGCTCCTGCACCGGGGCGTCGGCAggcagcggcagcggcagcCTGATGGGCAACCCCAGCCTGAGCAGCCAGAACGACGGAGTGGACGCCGACGGCAGCCACAGCAACTCACCCACCGCCATGACCGCCTCGGGCCGCATGGACGAGTCCGTCTGGAGGCCCTACTGA
- the runx3 gene encoding runt-related transcription factor 3 isoform X1 — MASNSIFDSFSNYSSSLLRDPTTTRRFTPPSTSFPCKIDNGSMGTPGPLRTRPEARSVVDVLADHAGELVRTDSPNFLCSVLPSHWRCNKTLPVAFKVVALGDVPDGTLVTVMAGNDENYSAELRNASAVMKNQVARFNDLRFVGRSGRGKSFTLTITVFTGPPQVATYHRAIKVTVDGPREPRRPKHTGGVLQRLALGLDDEDMYQIPLLRGHRVKMEDPQKMPFTDRMSEIERFQRLRMTNNGNRQTHQGHFTSSTSQLGALWSEQMDPSGGMKPCKVEEDLRWTGTTELFPQRSFPASLSPLPRFPDPHVHYPGAFTYSANPSSTAIGGLSVTGMSSARYHTYLPPPYPGNQNQSSHFQANSSPYHLYYGTGSGSYQFSMVPAGGAGSGGVSGAGAGERSPTRMLSSCTGASAGSGSGSLMGNPSLSSQNDGVDADGSHSNSPTAMTASGRMDESVWRPY, encoded by the exons ACCCAACAACTACCAGACGGTTCACGCCGCCATCGACGTCGTTCCCTTGCAAGATAGACAACGGCAGCATGGGCACCCCGGGACCGCTGAGGACCAGACCAGAGGCGCGGTCTGTTGTGGACGTTTTAGCGGACCACGCCGGAGAGCTTGTTCGGACGGACAGCCCAAACTTTCTGTGCTCCGTACTCCCCTCACATTGGAGATGCAACAAAACCCTACCTGTGGCTTTCAAG GtggtcgcccttggtgatgttCCTGATGGAACTTTGGTCACCGTGATGGCTGGGAACGACGAAAATTATTCGGCAGAGCTGAGGAACGCGTCTGCGGTGATGAAGAACCAGGTGGCCAGATTCAACGACCTGCGGTTTGTGGGCAGGAGCGGCCGTG GAAAGAGCTTCACCCTTACCATCACAGTTTTCACTGGACCACCTCAGGTAGCAACCTACCACCGTGCAATCAAAGTGACAGTGGACGGCCCACGGGAACCTCGAC GGCCCAAACACACTGGTGGAGTTCTGCAAAGGCTTGCTCTGGGCCTGGATGATGAAGACATGTATCAGATTCCTCTGTTAAGAG GTCACAGAGTGAAAATGGAGGATCCTCAGAAGATGCCCTTCACAGACCGCATGAGTGAGATTGAGCGCTTCCAGAGACTCAGGATGACCAACAATGGCAACCGCCAAACCCACCAGGGCCACTTCACTTCGTCCACTTCTCAGCTTGGAG CCCTGTGGTCAGAGCAGATGGACCCCTCAGGAGGCATGAAGCCCTGTAAGGTGGAGGAGGACCTCCGCTGGACAG GCACCACCGAGCTGTTCCCTCAGAGGTCCTTCCCGGCCTCCCTGTCCCCCCTGCCCCGCTTCCCTGACCCCCACGTCCACTACCCCGGGGCCTTCACCTACTCGGCCAACCCGTCCAGCACAGCCATCGGTGGCCTGAGCGTCACAGGCATGTCGTCGGCCCGCTACCACACCTACCTGCCGCCGCCCTACCCAGGCAACCAGAACCAGAGCTCCCACTTCCAGGCCAACTCTTCGCCGTACCACCTGTACTACGGCACCGGCTCGGGCTCGTACCAGTTCTCCATGGTGCCGGCCGGCGGAGCGGGCAGCGGTGGCGTGTCGGGCGCGGGGGCCGGCGAGCGTTCGCCCACCCGCATGCTGAGCTCCTGCACCGGGGCGTCGGCAggcagcggcagcggcagcCTGATGGGCAACCCCAGCCTGAGCAGCCAGAACGACGGAGTGGACGCCGACGGCAGCCACAGCAACTCACCCACCGCCATGACCGCCTCGGGCCGCATGGACGAGTCCGTCTGGAGGCCCTACTGA
- the runx3 gene encoding runt-related transcription factor 3 isoform X2 → MASNSIFDSFSNYSSSLLRDPTTTRRFTPPSTSFPCKIDNGSMGTPGPLRTRPEARSVVDVLADHAGELVRTDSPNFLCSVLPSHWRCNKTLPVAFKVVALGDVPDGTLVTVMAGNDENYSAELRNASAVMKNQVARFNDLRFVGRSGRGKSFTLTITVFTGPPQVATYHRAIKVTVDGPREPRRHRVKMEDPQKMPFTDRMSEIERFQRLRMTNNGNRQTHQGHFTSSTSQLGALWSEQMDPSGGMKPCKVEEDLRWTGTTELFPQRSFPASLSPLPRFPDPHVHYPGAFTYSANPSSTAIGGLSVTGMSSARYHTYLPPPYPGNQNQSSHFQANSSPYHLYYGTGSGSYQFSMVPAGGAGSGGVSGAGAGERSPTRMLSSCTGASAGSGSGSLMGNPSLSSQNDGVDADGSHSNSPTAMTASGRMDESVWRPY, encoded by the exons ACCCAACAACTACCAGACGGTTCACGCCGCCATCGACGTCGTTCCCTTGCAAGATAGACAACGGCAGCATGGGCACCCCGGGACCGCTGAGGACCAGACCAGAGGCGCGGTCTGTTGTGGACGTTTTAGCGGACCACGCCGGAGAGCTTGTTCGGACGGACAGCCCAAACTTTCTGTGCTCCGTACTCCCCTCACATTGGAGATGCAACAAAACCCTACCTGTGGCTTTCAAG GtggtcgcccttggtgatgttCCTGATGGAACTTTGGTCACCGTGATGGCTGGGAACGACGAAAATTATTCGGCAGAGCTGAGGAACGCGTCTGCGGTGATGAAGAACCAGGTGGCCAGATTCAACGACCTGCGGTTTGTGGGCAGGAGCGGCCGTG GAAAGAGCTTCACCCTTACCATCACAGTTTTCACTGGACCACCTCAGGTAGCAACCTACCACCGTGCAATCAAAGTGACAGTGGACGGCCCACGGGAACCTCGAC GTCACAGAGTGAAAATGGAGGATCCTCAGAAGATGCCCTTCACAGACCGCATGAGTGAGATTGAGCGCTTCCAGAGACTCAGGATGACCAACAATGGCAACCGCCAAACCCACCAGGGCCACTTCACTTCGTCCACTTCTCAGCTTGGAG CCCTGTGGTCAGAGCAGATGGACCCCTCAGGAGGCATGAAGCCCTGTAAGGTGGAGGAGGACCTCCGCTGGACAG GCACCACCGAGCTGTTCCCTCAGAGGTCCTTCCCGGCCTCCCTGTCCCCCCTGCCCCGCTTCCCTGACCCCCACGTCCACTACCCCGGGGCCTTCACCTACTCGGCCAACCCGTCCAGCACAGCCATCGGTGGCCTGAGCGTCACAGGCATGTCGTCGGCCCGCTACCACACCTACCTGCCGCCGCCCTACCCAGGCAACCAGAACCAGAGCTCCCACTTCCAGGCCAACTCTTCGCCGTACCACCTGTACTACGGCACCGGCTCGGGCTCGTACCAGTTCTCCATGGTGCCGGCCGGCGGAGCGGGCAGCGGTGGCGTGTCGGGCGCGGGGGCCGGCGAGCGTTCGCCCACCCGCATGCTGAGCTCCTGCACCGGGGCGTCGGCAggcagcggcagcggcagcCTGATGGGCAACCCCAGCCTGAGCAGCCAGAACGACGGAGTGGACGCCGACGGCAGCCACAGCAACTCACCCACCGCCATGACCGCCTCGGGCCGCATGGACGAGTCCGTCTGGAGGCCCTACTGA